GCTAGTTTTAAGATGCGAGGATCGTGGACTTATCTATTAGAACCCAAAATTCCTGGAACTCTTGTGACAGTGATTGAAGATTCTGAAATCACAAGTGTTCCTGTTAGAGGTGCTTATGTACTAGCTGGTCGTGACGCTACCTTATTAAAAGAAATGGAGCTGATCCGAAATCGATTTAGCGGACGTTAGGGGAAACAAAGATTATTTTAATCCTTGGATCCATTCATCCATCCCTTGGCATATTTTTCTTACGGTTTCCCCATGAAAAATGATACCAAGGTGACCCTGCTCATAATAAGTTGTCACCTTATTTTCTGATTTGAGATCTTTGAGTTCTGTTAAACTTTCTTCTGGTACAATTTTATCAACAGTTCCTACCACACTATAAATTGGCATTGTGAAATTGTTTAGAAAATTTTCCGTGTAATTGATTCGACCATCATTGGACCAGAAACTTTGTTCATTCGAGATTTGGCTTTGAAAAAATTGCATGATCACAGATACTGATTCTTCGCAAAACACGTCTTCCATTAGAAAGTACCATTCAGGCGGAGTAATTTCTTTATATCCCACAAAGTCTTTGATTGTTAATACTTTTGTTCCAATATTATAACTAAAACTACGTAAACTGGAATGTAGATTTAAAATCAGTTTAAAGAATTTTTTCAAATCGATGGTTTGGATTGTTGCTTGCATGGAAAAACTAGCCATACTTAGAATCATATCCGAAATCATTTTATGAGGGAGCATACTAAACCCACGTTTCAAAGTATCCAATCCAATAAAATTGGATTTTAAACTAATATAGTTGGGCGAAGTAATCGAAACTATTCCCGCGATGTATTCTTCTGGTTGAGGTAAATTGAACTCTTCTTTGAGTTCTTTGATTTTTTCATAGGAAGAAACGTAAAACCTTGGGATCATTCCTCCCATACTGTGTCCAACAACGACAGTCCTTTCACTTGGATAATGCCAACGAATCCATCGTAATACTTCCGGAAAATCGTCTTGGATGTAATTGTCTACGGTCCATCCTTCTTTTTTCCCGTGTTTTGGCATGGTTTGCCGTGATCTTCCTCTCATATCCATCAGGAAAACTCGGTATCCATACTTTAAGGCTAACTCTTTTGCAAGTTTATCCATAACGGATCGCCTACAAAAAAATCCTGGAATCAAAAGTAAATTTTTTCCTGTATTGTTTAATTTTTCTGGAGTAAAACTTTTTAAGGATACCGCATAACCATCTGTAGTCGGAATAATAAAAGAAGCATCCATCCTATATTCAATATTATACTGATGGGATTTGAATATAATCGAAGTGACTGGTTCTTTTTGATCTTTCGTTGTTGTATAAAAAAGATTTCTAGAGTTAGAAACTGTATCAGCTTTTTCGATATTTTTTTGGGCGATGTAATGGTCGTTTCCAGATTCCATTTCCTTTGCCACAACAAACTCAATTACATCAAAAAGGGAATACAGTTGTAAAGTAAGAGGTCTGATTTGTTCTTCGGCAATTGGATCTTTTGTGATCCCCCAGAGTATACCAATCGGATTTTCATTCACAAAAAGTGGAATCCCAATGGCATGGTTCATGGTTTCAGAAAGAAGGACCTTTTTTTCAGGATGGATTTCTTCTTCTTTGAGGTTGACAAAGGTAACTTCAGGACGAAGTCCTTTATTAAAATCAATAATTGCTTTTCGGATAAAACGAGCGGATTCGTTCCTTGGGTCAGCCAAATGAATGGGTCTCGATTTTTTGATGTATTCTTCGATACCTGGAATTTTCCTTCGTTCTGCAATTTCTTTTAATTTGAAGTGAGTCGCAGTGGCGACAATTTTCATCTCGTCTTGGTCGATGACTTCAAAAATGGAAAAATTAAAGATTGGATCATCGTTAAAATCAACGAGGGATACCATTTTATTGGTGAAGGATTGCCAAATATTTTCCAAAAATTGGAAGGTTGTTTTTGGCACCGGAAAAATGTAAATTTTGTCCGGGCTAACCATGAGATTTTTGTTACTTTCTCTGGAGGAAATTTTGATCAAACGATCTTCCAACGTATTTTCTTCAAGTGCCATTTAGCATCCTTTCTATTTATGTGCCTGTGCGGTACGCTATAACTCTATTTTCGACTTTTCATATGCCTGTGAACTAAAAAATAAAGCTAATATGCAACAATCTGATTTCGAATCCATTTCAAGAGTATCCGTTCCCGATTTAGACTCCATTTTAGGAAAACCATTCCCAATTTTGGATGATGGATTTGTCAGACTCGTTGATTATATGGGTTCAGATGAATCCATCGTTCAGGCAGCACGCGTTTCGTACGGAAAAGGAACAAAAAAGGTAAATGAAGACCGTGGGCTCATTCGGTATTTAATGCGCCACCGTCACAGCACTCCATTTGAAATGTGCGAACTCAAGCTACATGTCAGAGTGCCCATGGACACCTGGCGCCAATGGATTCGCCATCGAATGGCAAATGTCAATGAATACTCTACGCGTTATTCCGTAGCCATCGATTCAGCACAAACAACTTTGCCTGGCGAATGGAGAGTACAATCCATTGGTAATAAACAAGGAAGTGATGGATTTTTAGAATTATCCAAAGGTGACCACCTAACAAAAAGAGAAACGGAATTCCAAAAGTTTGCCAATGATATTTACAATGAAAGATTAGAATTAGGTGTCGCACGGGAACAAGCAAGAAAAGACCTTCCACTCGCAACTTATACAGAAGCATATTGGAAAATTGACCTACATAATTTACTACATTTTTTAGCCCTTCGAATGGATGACCATGCCCAACTAGAAATTCGGTTATTTGCAAAAACCATCGGCGAACAAATTGTTCAAAAATGGGTGCCACATACTTGGGAAGCCTTTGTGGATTATCGATTGAGTGCCCTACATTTGACAAAATATGATACGGAGATCATTGCCGCTCTAAACCGTTCAGGAAAAGAAGGAGCCCGTAAAAAGGCGATCGAACTAGGAATGTTAGACGAACAAGGTTCTACCGCTAAAAAAAGCCGTGAACGTGAGGAATTAGAGTACAAATTATCACAATTGGGATTTGCCATCCCTTGGTAATCAGATTCGAAATCCGATAATTTTGAGAATATGATTGATAATTTATTTCTAGGTGTTTGTTAGAGTGATTATGAGCCTCAAAATCTCCCTAACATTCCTCTTTTTCCTCCTAACATCGATTTCCCTTTCTGCTGAGGAGTTTGCTGTTGCAACCTTTACTCGTGGGAAGGTAAGTTTTTTACCTGCCTCCGACACATCGAAACTTTGGAAAACTCTGAAAGTAAACGACGTTTTAAGACCTGGAGATCGAATCAAAACTGGTAATGGATCAAAAGTGGACTTTTTGTACCAAGAAACAGAAATTAGAATCCAACCTAACACGGATTTTACACTAAAAGATTGGAACTCTGAGAAAAAAGTTGCTAAGGCTTTTGTCCAAAATGGTGCCGCATGGTTTCGAGTGAATGGTTTCAAAAAAGGAAGTTTTGAAGTTTCTACGCCAACAACAACAGCAGGAGTTCGAGGAACCGCGTTTGGAGTGTTTTTCGAAGAGAAAGAGAAAAAGGGTTATACTTGTGTTTGCGAAGGCCAAGTGAATATCAATGGAATCGACTTTGTAAAAGGATCTGGTGGTGCTAAAAAAGAAGGTGCTAGTGAGCTTGAAAAAAATGAGTATAAAGAGATGATCACAAAAGAAGGAGCAACCTTAGTACTCAAAGAAAAACGAAAACAAATGCCAATGTTAAATCGTTGTCTTCCTTGCCACAAACCAATTGGTTGGGAAGATCAAAGTTTTACTCCGGATGAAACCTACGGCAAAAAGTGAAATTTTTTTCTAGGATTGTAATTGTATTTTCCTTCTTCATTTATCCCGTATTAGGTGAAGAAGTTGTAACAACTAAAAAGGAAGAACCTGATGGTTACTATGGTTTAAAACTAGGAGCCATCATCACACCTACCGCATCGATTCGCATCCGCGACAAAGCATCAGGAGCAAATGAACTTTCACCTTCGGATAAATCAGGATTTTCTATGCCATGGACGATGTTTTCGATTTCCAAAGAATGGGAAGATTTGGGAATCAAAGCAGAGTTTTGGGGCGAAATTTTAAGAAACGATTCACTTACAAATGATACATCCGTCGGAACGGGAAACAAATCGAATCCATATGTATTTTTAGTTAGGCGAGCAAATCTCGCAAAAACGTTTGAACTTGGAACAACAAAACACCAAATCCAATTTGGAATGTTTGAACTACCACACATGTTTTCGGTTTGGTCAGGAAATTATGATTGGCGGTATTTTGATAAATCACCTTTGGAATCTCT
The sequence above is a segment of the Leptospira levettii genome. Coding sequences within it:
- the thyX gene encoding FAD-dependent thymidylate synthase, with protein sequence MQQSDFESISRVSVPDLDSILGKPFPILDDGFVRLVDYMGSDESIVQAARVSYGKGTKKVNEDRGLIRYLMRHRHSTPFEMCELKLHVRVPMDTWRQWIRHRMANVNEYSTRYSVAIDSAQTTLPGEWRVQSIGNKQGSDGFLELSKGDHLTKRETEFQKFANDIYNERLELGVAREQARKDLPLATYTEAYWKIDLHNLLHFLALRMDDHAQLEIRLFAKTIGEQIVQKWVPHTWEAFVDYRLSALHLTKYDTEIIAALNRSGKEGARKKAIELGMLDEQGSTAKKSREREELEYKLSQLGFAIPW
- a CDS encoding alpha/beta fold hydrolase, with protein sequence MALEENTLEDRLIKISSRESNKNLMVSPDKIYIFPVPKTTFQFLENIWQSFTNKMVSLVDFNDDPIFNFSIFEVIDQDEMKIVATATHFKLKEIAERRKIPGIEEYIKKSRPIHLADPRNESARFIRKAIIDFNKGLRPEVTFVNLKEEEIHPEKKVLLSETMNHAIGIPLFVNENPIGILWGITKDPIAEEQIRPLTLQLYSLFDVIEFVVAKEMESGNDHYIAQKNIEKADTVSNSRNLFYTTTKDQKEPVTSIIFKSHQYNIEYRMDASFIIPTTDGYAVSLKSFTPEKLNNTGKNLLLIPGFFCRRSVMDKLAKELALKYGYRVFLMDMRGRSRQTMPKHGKKEGWTVDNYIQDDFPEVLRWIRWHYPSERTVVVGHSMGGMIPRFYVSSYEKIKELKEEFNLPQPEEYIAGIVSITSPNYISLKSNFIGLDTLKRGFSMLPHKMISDMILSMASFSMQATIQTIDLKKFFKLILNLHSSLRSFSYNIGTKVLTIKDFVGYKEITPPEWYFLMEDVFCEESVSVIMQFFQSQISNEQSFWSNDGRINYTENFLNNFTMPIYSVVGTVDKIVPEESLTELKDLKSENKVTTYYEQGHLGIIFHGETVRKICQGMDEWIQGLK
- a CDS encoding FecR family protein; the encoded protein is MSLKISLTFLFFLLTSISLSAEEFAVATFTRGKVSFLPASDTSKLWKTLKVNDVLRPGDRIKTGNGSKVDFLYQETEIRIQPNTDFTLKDWNSEKKVAKAFVQNGAAWFRVNGFKKGSFEVSTPTTTAGVRGTAFGVFFEEKEKKGYTCVCEGQVNINGIDFVKGSGGAKKEGASELEKNEYKEMITKEGATLVLKEKRKQMPMLNRCLPCHKPIGWEDQSFTPDETYGKK